From Mariprofundus sp. NF, one genomic window encodes:
- the ligA gene encoding NAD-dependent DNA ligase LigA — MGAVVESLKTTAESEVIDQRITLLRNELREHNYRYYTLDAPQITDAEYDRLLRELESLETESGAAVPDDSPTRIVGAPPSTTFTSRKHGESLLSLANAFDEAEIAAFVSRAVDGLGRDDFTFIAEPKVDGLAVNLRYEQGALTIAATRGDGISGEDVTDNVRTIAGIPWHLKTDQQGLLPSVLEVRGEVYMSKAAFAALNEGRDVEGEAPFANPRNAAAGSLRQLDARITAKRKLAFFAYGVGLGGRALASSQSELLEKLQGFGFAIQQTDMADSLPALLTAYQKLLQQRPDLPYEIDGLVYKLNSFELQDRLGAVARSPRWAIAYKFPAEEVTTTVRDVIWQVGRTGVITPVADMQPVSVGGVVVSRATLHNIDEMQRKAVYAGATVVVRRAGDVIPEVVRTVNIDESAEKPVIPTHCPVCAASVFRIEGEVAIRCSGGLSCSAQLKERLRHFVSRGAMDVDGMGDKLVARLVDEGKLRSIADIYEFDYSQLADWQGLGEKKIANIQNALEVSRQRPLGRFLHALGIRHVGSATGASLAAYFGDLDAVMEADEESLLAVPDIGPEVAASIRSFFAEAHNRDVIHRLLAAGVEPAAESIAATDHPLAGKTVVLTGSFASVNRRHAQEKLRSFGAKPTGSVSAKTDLLIAGEKAGSKLSRARELGVEVAGEEELLIWLNWQ; from the coding sequence ATGGGAGCAGTAGTGGAGAGCTTGAAAACAACGGCTGAATCAGAAGTTATAGATCAGCGTATCACCCTTCTTCGCAACGAACTTCGGGAACATAACTACCGCTACTACACACTCGATGCACCGCAAATCACGGATGCCGAGTACGATCGTCTGCTGCGCGAACTTGAGTCGCTTGAAACAGAGTCTGGCGCAGCGGTTCCGGATGATTCACCCACCCGCATTGTCGGTGCACCACCCTCCACAACATTCACCAGCCGCAAACATGGCGAATCACTGCTCTCGCTTGCCAACGCCTTTGATGAGGCCGAGATAGCGGCGTTTGTATCACGTGCCGTTGACGGTCTGGGACGGGATGATTTTACTTTTATTGCTGAACCCAAAGTGGACGGACTGGCGGTGAATCTGCGTTACGAGCAAGGGGCGCTGACCATTGCTGCCACACGTGGTGATGGCATCAGTGGCGAAGATGTAACCGATAATGTGCGCACCATTGCCGGTATTCCCTGGCATCTGAAAACAGATCAACAGGGTTTGCTGCCTTCGGTTCTGGAGGTGCGTGGCGAAGTCTATATGTCCAAAGCGGCTTTTGCCGCGCTCAACGAAGGGCGCGATGTTGAAGGTGAAGCGCCGTTTGCCAATCCACGCAATGCGGCGGCAGGTTCACTGCGTCAACTGGATGCGCGTATCACCGCCAAACGAAAGCTGGCCTTTTTCGCTTATGGTGTAGGCCTTGGCGGCAGGGCACTGGCAAGCAGTCAGTCAGAGCTTCTGGAGAAGCTGCAGGGCTTCGGTTTTGCAATTCAGCAGACTGATATGGCCGACAGCCTGCCTGCCCTGCTCACTGCTTATCAGAAGCTTCTGCAACAGCGACCGGATCTGCCTTATGAGATCGATGGTCTGGTCTATAAGCTGAATAGTTTTGAACTGCAGGATCGACTCGGTGCAGTTGCCCGTTCACCGCGCTGGGCGATTGCCTACAAATTTCCAGCTGAAGAGGTCACAACAACCGTTCGTGATGTGATCTGGCAGGTGGGGCGCACTGGTGTCATTACCCCGGTGGCCGATATGCAGCCGGTCAGTGTGGGCGGTGTCGTGGTGTCGCGGGCCACGCTGCATAATATTGATGAGATGCAGCGCAAAGCGGTCTATGCCGGAGCCACGGTAGTTGTGCGCAGAGCCGGTGATGTGATTCCCGAAGTGGTGCGTACAGTGAATATCGATGAGTCGGCAGAAAAGCCTGTCATACCAACCCACTGCCCGGTCTGTGCTGCATCTGTTTTCAGGATTGAGGGCGAGGTTGCAATTCGCTGCAGTGGCGGACTCTCCTGTTCCGCCCAGCTGAAGGAGCGCCTTCGCCATTTTGTCTCTCGCGGAGCGATGGATGTTGATGGCATGGGTGACAAGCTGGTGGCCCGACTGGTGGATGAAGGGAAGCTGCGAAGTATCGCCGATATCTATGAGTTTGATTACAGCCAGCTTGCCGATTGGCAAGGGCTGGGTGAGAAGAAGATCGCCAACATTCAGAATGCACTGGAAGTGAGCAGGCAGCGGCCACTGGGCCGCTTTCTGCATGCGCTTGGTATTCGCCATGTCGGTAGTGCGACAGGTGCGTCGCTTGCCGCCTACTTTGGCGATCTTGATGCGGTGATGGAAGCTGATGAGGAGTCGCTGCTGGCCGTGCCTGATATTGGTCCGGAAGTGGCAGCCAGTATCCGCAGCTTCTTTGCCGAAGCGCACAATCGTGATGTGATACACAGATTGCTGGCCGCGGGTGTAGAGCCTGCGGCCGAGTCGATTGCGGCTACTGATCACCCGCTGGCAGGAAAGACGGTGGTGTTGACCGGCAGCTTTGCATCAGTGAACCGGCGTCATGCCCAGGAGAAGTTACGCAGCTTTGGTGCTAAACCGACAGGTTCGGTATCTGCAAAAACCGACCTGCTTATTGCCGGTGAGAAGGCGGGCTCCAAGCTGAGCAGAGCGCGCGAACTGGGTGTTGAGGTTGCCGGCGAAGAAGAGCTGCTGATCTGGTTAAATTGGCAATAG
- a CDS encoding RNA polymerase factor sigma-32: MVATTAEMTSLALFSRDMRKVERLDREEEIRLARLWHEHEDRDAARQLVVANLSGVAAIAREYRHFGLPEMDLIQEGTMGLMHAVKRFDPDKGFRLMTYASWWVRASIHDYILSSWSIVKLGTNKLQRRVFAGLQKAKNAIAALDGGSRADEVGADYGLTGGEYQEAANAFLQRDVSLDAEYDEGDALVHGLPSDSATPEEITMQSNWDDHRKSALYSAMSTLSDRDRLIVERRHISEEPATLKDLAEDFGVSIERVRQLEARAMKKLKEAVAN; encoded by the coding sequence GTGGTAGCAACAACAGCAGAGATGACAAGTCTGGCTCTTTTTTCGCGTGATATGCGTAAAGTGGAGCGCCTCGATCGTGAGGAGGAGATTCGTCTTGCACGGTTGTGGCATGAGCATGAAGATCGCGATGCAGCACGCCAGTTGGTGGTTGCCAATTTAAGTGGTGTGGCTGCTATTGCTCGTGAATACCGGCATTTCGGTCTGCCTGAGATGGATCTGATTCAGGAAGGTACGATGGGTCTGATGCATGCGGTGAAACGTTTTGACCCGGACAAGGGTTTCCGCCTGATGACCTACGCATCATGGTGGGTGCGCGCCTCGATTCACGACTACATCCTCAGCTCATGGAGCATTGTTAAGCTTGGTACCAACAAGTTGCAGCGCCGCGTTTTCGCTGGTCTGCAGAAGGCCAAGAATGCCATTGCCGCGCTTGATGGTGGTAGCAGAGCTGATGAGGTGGGTGCTGATTACGGACTTACCGGTGGTGAGTATCAGGAGGCGGCCAACGCATTTTTGCAGCGCGATGTATCACTGGATGCTGAGTATGATGAGGGTGATGCGCTGGTGCATGGCCTGCCCTCTGATAGTGCAACGCCGGAAGAGATCACTATGCAAAGCAACTGGGATGATCACCGCAAGAGTGCGCTCTACTCAGCAATGAGCACGCTCTCTGATCGTGATCGCCTGATCGTCGAACGTCGTCACATCTCTGAAGAGCCTGCAACACTGAAAGATCTTGCTGAAGATTTCGGTGTCTCTATTGAGCGGGTGCGACAGCTGGAAGCACGGGCGATGAAAAAACTGAAAGAGGCTGTAGCCAACTAG
- the leuS gene encoding leucine--tRNA ligase: MSERYEAEQIEAKWQQRWIDADIDSTCDDPDDSRESYYCLVMFPYPSGNLHMGHVRNYCLGDAVARYKRMNGFNVLHPIGWDAFGLPAENAAIKHNRPPAEWTYANIDQMRTQLKRLGLSYDWSREIATCRPEYYRWEQWLFTKLMEKGLAYQADAEVNWCDPCHTVLANEQVVDGVCWRCDTPVIKKNLKQWFIRITDYAEELLADLDKLVCSDGGGWPEKVVGMQRNWIGKSSGAEVSFRLEASDETLDIFTTRPDTLMGVTYMAVAAAHPLAQKAAESSLDLARFIDECSRISTKEADIETMEKRGMPTGFNAVHPITGASVPVWVANFVLMGYGTGAVMSVPAHDERDHAFAKKYDLPIKQVIKPVEGEWDIDAAAFTEAGELINSAQFDGSDSVAAKQSITEWLSEQGKGCERVQYRLRDWLVSRQRYWGAPIPVIHCDDCGAVPVPDDQLPVELPTHLQPTGGASPLVDCHDFKHADCPKCGKAAMRELDTFDTFMESSWYMNRYVSPRSDRAMVESSAMQRWAPVDQYIGGVEHAVLHLLYARFYHKLMRDAGLFSSEQGGDEPFKNLLTQGMVLKDGTKMSKSKGNTVDPKSIIERFGADTARLFTLFAAPPEKELEWNDAGVEGGHRFLKRVWRLLEKLEAPMEGEDDAAAVKALRFTIHSTIQRVTHAFEHGFAFNVAIAAQMELSNALQAFEPKGPSGSAAYREGIEVLATMLAPFVPHFACEIGEAIGMSEMAIVSQWPVVDESALEQNEITIAVQVQGKRRGEITIAKDAGQDEAMAAARADASIAKWLENMQVVKVILVPGRMLNIVVKPA, from the coding sequence GTGTCAGAGCGTTACGAAGCAGAGCAGATTGAAGCAAAATGGCAGCAGAGATGGATCGATGCAGATATCGATAGCACCTGCGATGATCCGGACGACTCACGTGAGAGTTACTACTGTCTGGTGATGTTCCCCTACCCCTCCGGTAATCTGCATATGGGCCATGTGCGCAACTACTGTCTGGGTGATGCCGTGGCTCGTTATAAACGCATGAACGGGTTTAATGTGCTGCATCCGATTGGCTGGGATGCTTTCGGTCTGCCTGCTGAGAATGCGGCGATCAAACATAATCGTCCGCCTGCCGAGTGGACCTACGCCAATATCGATCAGATGCGCACGCAGCTTAAACGGCTCGGCCTCTCCTACGACTGGTCGCGTGAGATTGCCACCTGCAGGCCTGAATATTACCGCTGGGAACAGTGGCTGTTTACCAAGTTGATGGAGAAGGGGCTGGCCTATCAGGCCGATGCCGAGGTGAACTGGTGTGATCCATGCCATACCGTGCTGGCCAATGAGCAGGTGGTTGATGGAGTCTGCTGGCGTTGTGATACACCGGTGATCAAAAAAAATCTCAAACAGTGGTTTATCCGTATCACCGATTATGCCGAGGAGCTGCTCGCTGATCTCGATAAACTGGTCTGCTCTGACGGAGGGGGCTGGCCGGAGAAGGTTGTCGGCATGCAGCGCAACTGGATTGGCAAATCCAGTGGGGCTGAGGTCTCATTCCGCCTTGAGGCTTCTGATGAGACACTGGATATCTTTACCACCCGTCCTGATACCCTGATGGGCGTGACCTACATGGCTGTGGCAGCAGCCCATCCGCTGGCGCAGAAGGCGGCTGAAAGCAGTTTGGATCTGGCCAGGTTTATTGATGAGTGCAGCAGAATCTCCACCAAAGAGGCGGATATCGAAACGATGGAGAAACGCGGCATGCCAACCGGCTTTAATGCCGTGCACCCGATAACCGGCGCTTCGGTGCCTGTCTGGGTCGCCAACTTTGTATTGATGGGTTACGGCACCGGTGCGGTGATGAGCGTGCCTGCCCACGATGAGCGCGACCACGCATTTGCGAAGAAATACGATCTGCCGATCAAACAGGTAATTAAACCTGTAGAGGGTGAGTGGGATATTGATGCCGCTGCCTTTACTGAAGCCGGTGAACTGATCAACTCGGCGCAGTTTGATGGCTCCGATTCAGTTGCCGCCAAACAGAGCATTACCGAGTGGCTGAGTGAACAGGGCAAGGGTTGTGAGCGGGTTCAGTATCGACTGCGCGACTGGCTTGTCTCCCGACAGCGTTACTGGGGTGCACCGATTCCGGTGATTCACTGTGACGATTGTGGTGCAGTGCCGGTGCCGGATGATCAGCTGCCTGTTGAGCTGCCAACCCATCTGCAACCTACCGGCGGTGCGTCACCGCTGGTGGATTGCCACGACTTTAAACATGCTGACTGCCCGAAATGCGGCAAGGCTGCTATGCGCGAGCTGGATACCTTCGACACCTTTATGGAGTCCTCCTGGTATATGAACCGGTATGTATCTCCGCGTAGTGACAGAGCCATGGTTGAGAGCAGTGCGATGCAGCGCTGGGCACCTGTGGATCAGTATATCGGTGGCGTGGAGCATGCGGTGCTACACCTGCTCTATGCCCGTTTTTATCATAAATTGATGCGTGATGCCGGTCTGTTCAGTTCTGAGCAGGGCGGTGATGAGCCGTTTAAGAATCTGCTCACACAGGGCATGGTGCTCAAAGATGGCACCAAGATGTCCAAGTCCAAAGGTAACACTGTTGATCCCAAGTCGATTATTGAACGTTTCGGAGCTGATACTGCACGCCTGTTCACGCTTTTTGCTGCGCCGCCTGAGAAGGAGCTGGAGTGGAATGATGCCGGCGTTGAGGGTGGCCACCGCTTCCTTAAACGGGTTTGGCGTCTGCTGGAAAAACTCGAAGCTCCGATGGAGGGTGAGGATGATGCCGCAGCCGTGAAAGCACTGCGTTTTACCATTCACTCAACCATCCAGCGAGTCACGCATGCCTTTGAACACGGCTTTGCCTTTAATGTGGCAATCGCGGCACAGATGGAACTCTCCAATGCACTGCAAGCTTTTGAGCCGAAAGGGCCAAGTGGCAGCGCCGCCTATCGCGAGGGCATTGAGGTTCTGGCTACGATGCTGGCACCCTTTGTGCCGCACTTCGCTTGCGAAATCGGCGAGGCTATCGGTATGAGTGAGATGGCTATTGTCAGCCAGTGGCCGGTGGTGGATGAGAGCGCACTTGAGCAGAATGAGATTACTATCGCTGTTCAGGTGCAGGGTAAACGGCGTGGTGAGATTACCATCGCCAAAGATGCAGGTCAGGATGAGGCGATGGCAGCGGCCAGAGCTGATGCATCCATTGCCAAGTGGCTTGAGAATATGCAGGTGGTTAAAGTGATTCTGGTGCCGGGACGTATGTTGAACATTGTGGTGAAACCGGCATGA
- a CDS encoding SoxR reducing system RseC family protein produces the protein MEQQVTVIQTDGRDATVRGRRASACGDCAGKASCSTMGSWRERLIDLHVKNTIGAQTGDEVLLEVPDGLLLKVAFRIYALPMLVFVLTGAAVAWLAAQMSWPAPELLAALAALGSVPLTYLLLLRNSSSAKTDLDVRMLRIVNRGGCHIPIKPV, from the coding sequence TTGGAGCAGCAGGTAACAGTGATTCAGACAGATGGCCGTGACGCCACCGTGCGTGGTCGTCGTGCATCTGCCTGCGGTGATTGTGCCGGCAAGGCGTCCTGCTCAACGATGGGCTCCTGGCGGGAGCGGCTGATTGATCTGCATGTGAAAAACACAATCGGAGCACAAACGGGTGATGAGGTGCTGCTGGAGGTGCCTGATGGCCTGCTCCTGAAAGTGGCATTTCGTATCTATGCACTACCGATGCTGGTGTTTGTACTGACCGGCGCAGCAGTGGCCTGGCTTGCCGCGCAGATGAGTTGGCCTGCTCCGGAGCTTCTCGCTGCACTGGCGGCATTGGGCTCTGTGCCGCTGACCTATCTGCTGCTGTTGCGTAACAGTAGCAGTGCTAAAACTGATCTGGATGTACGAATGCTGCGTATTGTGAATCGTGGCGGATGCCATATCCCGATCAAGCCTGTGTAG
- a CDS encoding DegQ family serine endoprotease: MHYFRPLIPMLLIAVTWALPAQAMPESFADLAAEQADAVVNISTTQHAKQALQGGIPPGFGGPQGTPFDDFFNDFFRNMPRQQQEKHALGTGFVISADGYVVTNNHVVDGADEVVVKMRDGTELQAKIIGTDSKLDVALLKVKGKNLKTVKIGNSDVLRVGDWVVAIGNPFGLSQTVTAGIVSAKGRVIGSGPYDDFIQTDAAINPGNSGGPLFNSKGELVGINTAIYSRSGGNNGIGFAIPINLAKPILDELKEKGHVTRARLGVHITDVDKETMKALGLKDRHGALVPQVEAGSAADKAGIRAGDVIVSIDGELITKAHDLPIRVARHAPGDKVKVGIIRDGRQKTLNVVVEAMPDDQVARNGQQKVDKSKVRLGMVVENLSTDMAARLRTRVKNGVVVQQVQKGLPAANAGIQRGDVIYRINGKDVPDMKAFAKLAKNFKHGEVLRVMMDRRGDQVFALVKLPQKSD; encoded by the coding sequence TTGCACTATTTCAGACCATTGATTCCGATGTTGTTGATTGCCGTTACATGGGCCCTGCCTGCACAGGCTATGCCTGAAAGTTTTGCTGATCTGGCTGCCGAGCAGGCTGATGCCGTTGTCAATATCAGTACCACCCAGCATGCCAAACAGGCACTGCAAGGTGGTATTCCACCTGGATTCGGTGGCCCGCAGGGCACGCCATTTGATGACTTCTTTAACGATTTCTTCCGTAACATGCCTCGCCAGCAGCAGGAGAAACATGCACTGGGAACAGGTTTTGTGATCTCTGCTGATGGTTATGTGGTGACCAACAACCATGTGGTTGACGGTGCAGACGAAGTGGTCGTGAAGATGCGCGATGGCACTGAACTACAGGCCAAGATCATCGGTACCGACTCCAAACTGGATGTGGCGCTGCTCAAGGTGAAGGGCAAAAACCTTAAAACAGTGAAGATCGGTAACTCCGATGTTCTGCGTGTGGGTGACTGGGTGGTTGCCATCGGTAACCCGTTCGGTCTCTCCCAGACTGTCACTGCGGGTATTGTTTCAGCCAAAGGACGAGTGATCGGCTCCGGCCCCTATGATGATTTCATTCAGACCGATGCCGCCATTAACCCCGGCAACTCCGGCGGGCCGCTGTTTAACAGCAAAGGTGAACTGGTCGGTATCAATACTGCCATCTATTCACGCAGTGGCGGCAATAACGGTATCGGTTTTGCCATCCCGATCAATCTTGCCAAGCCAATCCTTGATGAACTGAAAGAGAAGGGGCATGTGACCCGTGCCAGGCTCGGTGTACATATCACTGATGTCGATAAAGAGACCATGAAAGCGCTCGGCCTCAAAGATCGCCACGGCGCCCTGGTGCCGCAGGTTGAAGCGGGTTCAGCAGCCGATAAAGCGGGTATTCGTGCCGGTGATGTGATTGTTTCTATTGATGGTGAGTTGATCACTAAAGCCCATGATCTGCCGATCCGCGTGGCCCGCCATGCACCTGGAGACAAGGTGAAGGTTGGCATCATTCGTGATGGCAGACAGAAAACGCTCAATGTTGTCGTTGAAGCGATGCCGGATGATCAGGTGGCACGCAACGGCCAGCAGAAAGTCGATAAGTCGAAGGTGCGACTGGGTATGGTGGTAGAGAATCTCTCCACCGATATGGCAGCCAGACTGCGTACACGCGTGAAAAACGGTGTTGTCGTGCAACAGGTGCAAAAGGGCCTGCCCGCCGCCAATGCAGGCATTCAACGTGGTGATGTGATCTATCGTATTAACGGTAAAGATGTGCCTGATATGAAAGCCTTCGCCAAGCTGGCTAAAAACTTTAAACATGGTGAAGTACTGCGTGTGATGATGGATCGTCGCGGTGATCAGGTCTTTGCACTGGTGAAGTTGCCGCAAAAGAGCGATTGA
- a CDS encoding glutaredoxin family protein, with product MSLPHIQLMTRRNCCLCDEAKAVLEAGAAGGLCSWEAVDVDRDKALLVRFGLDVPVLMFDGKVLFKHRVSQDSLTSALAGLG from the coding sequence ATGAGTCTGCCGCATATCCAGCTGATGACGCGCCGTAACTGCTGCCTTTGCGATGAGGCCAAGGCGGTGCTTGAAGCCGGTGCCGCTGGTGGCCTCTGCAGCTGGGAGGCGGTGGATGTCGATCGGGATAAAGCACTGCTTGTTCGCTTCGGGCTGGATGTGCCGGTTCTGATGTTTGATGGCAAGGTGCTCTTTAAACATCGGGTCTCTCAGGATAGCCTGACCTCAGCACTGGCAGGATTGGGCTGA
- a CDS encoding peroxiredoxin — protein MKYRWLLVLLIMGVIGSTVWLGMPKAPAAVRISEAGTGFKLPDLQGVMQSLPEGEVVLLNFWATWCPPCRKEIPSMVELHEKFAAQGLKVVAVSVDQNRDHLSSFVREQQMPFQVLHDADTLVSQGYGVFRFPESFLIDKQGKVRYHLLGAVDWMSAPLVKTIEGMLAEPTLQTNGSSSGELENNG, from the coding sequence ATGAAGTATCGCTGGTTGCTGGTATTGCTGATTATGGGCGTGATCGGATCGACGGTCTGGCTCGGCATGCCCAAAGCACCGGCAGCGGTGCGTATCAGCGAGGCCGGGACCGGTTTCAAATTACCTGATCTGCAGGGGGTGATGCAATCGCTTCCAGAGGGTGAGGTGGTGCTGCTCAACTTCTGGGCGACCTGGTGTCCGCCATGCCGCAAAGAGATACCCTCCATGGTAGAGTTGCATGAGAAGTTTGCGGCTCAGGGTTTGAAGGTGGTTGCCGTCTCCGTGGATCAGAATCGTGATCATCTGAGCAGTTTTGTGCGTGAGCAGCAGATGCCGTTTCAGGTGTTGCACGATGCCGATACCCTTGTTTCACAGGGTTATGGTGTGTTCCGCTTTCCTGAGTCATTCCTGATCGATAAACAGGGCAAGGTTCGCTACCATCTGCTCGGTGCAGTGGACTGGATGTCAGCGCCATTGGTGAAAACGATTGAGGGGATGCTGGCTGAGCCGACTCTCCAAACGAATGGGAGCAGTAGTGGAGAGCTTGAAAACAACGGCTGA
- the nadB gene encoding L-aspartate oxidase has product MSSGKKRLKADYLILGSGAAGLLAARRLAEHGSVIIVNKGSFEESSTWNAQGGIAGVLSGSDSVASHVKDTVAAGGGLCHPEVVQSVIERGAEIIEELIAIGTRFDRRDGELHLTREGGHSSRRVAHSQDATGRAIGEALLSKVAPHPNVRRLEQHTAIDLITTRRIGHGIDNRCLGAYVLAPEGRVVTIEAQQTILATGGAGKVYLYTSNPHASSGDGIAMAWRAGSPVMNLEFIQFHPTCLFHRQGSNMLLSEALRGEGAYLVDSEGRRFVFDYDKRGELAPRDIVARAIDYEIKKQGADCMYLDARPIGRTQLLDHFPNIHERLLKLGLDITTQPIPIVPAAHYICGGIKADIHGRTEIDSLYAIGETACTGLHGANRLASNSLLECLVMAEFCATDIIKREAKPLPPIPTWDDSGIVPETERIQIKQNWDEIRATMSHYVGIVRSDERLRRAKRRLYLIREEIATYYWKHPVSQDLLELRNLELIAELIITSAQQRLESRGLHYSTDHPETDEQAKDTILWPNTL; this is encoded by the coding sequence ATGAGCAGTGGCAAAAAACGCCTTAAGGCGGACTACCTGATTCTCGGCAGCGGCGCGGCTGGTCTTCTGGCGGCACGCCGTCTGGCTGAGCACGGCAGCGTCATCATCGTCAACAAAGGCTCCTTTGAGGAGTCCAGCACCTGGAATGCACAGGGAGGCATCGCCGGCGTACTCTCCGGCAGTGATTCAGTGGCGTCGCATGTCAAAGATACGGTGGCCGCCGGTGGCGGTCTCTGCCATCCGGAAGTGGTGCAGTCGGTCATTGAGCGCGGCGCTGAAATTATTGAAGAGCTGATCGCTATCGGCACCCGCTTTGATCGCAGGGATGGTGAACTGCATCTCACCCGGGAGGGGGGCCACAGCAGCCGTCGCGTAGCCCATTCGCAAGATGCAACCGGCCGCGCCATAGGTGAAGCACTGCTCTCCAAAGTGGCTCCGCATCCTAATGTGCGCAGATTGGAACAGCACACCGCAATTGATCTGATCACCACGCGCCGCATCGGCCACGGTATTGATAACCGCTGTCTGGGTGCATATGTGCTGGCTCCGGAAGGGCGTGTTGTGACCATTGAAGCGCAACAAACCATCCTTGCCACGGGTGGCGCAGGTAAAGTCTACCTCTACACCTCCAATCCGCACGCCTCCTCCGGTGATGGTATTGCCATGGCCTGGCGAGCCGGTTCTCCGGTAATGAACCTTGAATTTATTCAGTTTCATCCCACCTGCCTGTTTCATCGACAGGGTTCGAACATGCTGCTCTCCGAGGCGCTGCGCGGAGAAGGTGCCTATCTGGTTGATAGTGAAGGGCGGCGTTTTGTTTTTGATTACGACAAACGCGGAGAGCTGGCCCCTCGCGATATCGTCGCCCGTGCCATCGATTATGAGATTAAAAAACAGGGTGCCGACTGCATGTATCTCGATGCCCGCCCCATCGGCCGCACACAGCTGCTAGACCACTTCCCCAATATTCATGAACGGCTGCTGAAGCTGGGGCTGGATATCACCACGCAACCGATCCCCATCGTCCCCGCTGCACACTATATCTGCGGCGGCATCAAGGCCGATATCCACGGTCGAACCGAGATCGATTCACTCTATGCCATCGGTGAAACCGCCTGCACAGGGCTGCATGGCGCCAACCGACTGGCCAGCAACTCACTGCTGGAGTGTCTGGTGATGGCTGAGTTTTGCGCTACCGACATTATCAAACGCGAAGCCAAACCACTGCCGCCGATCCCCACCTGGGATGATTCCGGCATTGTGCCGGAGACCGAGCGCATCCAGATCAAGCAGAACTGGGATGAGATTCGTGCCACGATGTCTCACTACGTCGGCATTGTGCGCTCTGATGAGCGCCTGCGCCGCGCCAAGCGCCGCCTCTATCTGATCCGTGAAGAGATCGCCACCTACTACTGGAAACATCCGGTCAGTCAGGATCTGCTGGAGTTGCGTAATCTCGAGCTGATCGCTGAACTGATTATTACCAGTGCCCAACAGCGCCTTGAGTCGCGTGGCCTGCACTACTCCACCGATCACCCTGAGACAGATGAACAGGCAAAAGATACCATCCTGTGGCCCAACACCCTCTAA
- a CDS encoding acylphosphatase, whose translation MAQHPLNRVCLLARIHGRVQGVCFRHYTQVEANRLGLHGWVRNLPDGDVEACIAGPEPQITLMKQWLHHGPTHASVERVEFSPSTLPESWERFSIRY comes from the coding sequence GTGGCCCAACACCCTCTAAACCGAGTCTGTCTGCTGGCCCGCATTCATGGCCGCGTGCAGGGCGTCTGTTTTCGTCACTACACACAAGTCGAAGCCAATCGCCTTGGCCTGCATGGCTGGGTGCGCAACCTGCCTGATGGTGATGTTGAAGCCTGTATCGCCGGGCCTGAGCCTCAGATAACCCTGATGAAACAGTGGCTGCATCACGGGCCAACTCATGCCAGTGTTGAGCGCGTCGAATTTTCCCCGTCGACACTGCCGGAGAGCTGGGAGAGATTTTCCATTCGTTACTAA